Proteins co-encoded in one Aspergillus flavus chromosome 2, complete sequence genomic window:
- a CDS encoding putative chromatin remodeling complex subunit (unnamed protein product) — protein sequence MSTATPRTSLREGLRQAPKANQPFIPDTAPVRRSHVHAHPQSPQPVSMSQTHTNSVASNSPHPTIDSWEGREQKVPMSTREVATPGNRPGLFIGLNDRGKTAKQPDFYDPYFPLRYLEVPKSDHIYKRAHYGLQSGISDEVDFALYHLVQISNQRWDKFKFEGFPLLAETLMEKAIDISILCTGVKWELQYDFRQPTDRVNVLNSLHGTRDILEKIKQIPVTLPDDTLETYEFNHRLRNVKEATLVLRNMVLLKENAFYVSRYAKGLLRDFLVILINLPNQPRLNEIKNDALDIAEEVTKFMRTDPEDPLWISLLGCLESPDRAHVIRALWALTHFSTELDDQEANRAMERVPKDTLQQLYFHTLLDQDRDILSGALDFWYQYTLSRENIENLIDIFNLPIVFAPRMIALLTHDARPSKKETVLQEEKVAPPPSEIPRVPPELLKDLMELSEPERSSRWLRCCFVEDADCEITQIALWQAYQSRFADPRVPGGGVLPAAEFIKNVSTTFTNAQAQVINGPGATTRFIIKGIRPLETAYTFQGFPYLFCKWTDNSKPSKTCQRAFKTPTDLRNHVFSDHMNLATSGEEPGHYNLDKAESPIHTCLWDNCTKFRSSGPSANTAMVAGHVSSHLPEERPADAEAPSSKRPVLQERIVRKWFYLDTPVNERGEPVGVAYKAALVLRNLARNLPDRVAQQYDGLSWKKAVFLSHRPRIVEIWDRNRSLRKELTELIMILEREEYY from the exons ATGAGTACTGCTACACCACGCACGTCCCTGCGTG AGGGCTTGCGGCAAGCCCCCAAAGCCAACCAGCCCTTCATCCCAGATACTGCGCCAGTTAGACGCTCACATGTGCACGCACACCCGCAATCCCCACAACCAGTATCAATGTCTCAGACTCACACCAACTCCGTCGCCTCAAATAGCCCTCATCCCACAATCGATAGTTGGGAAGGGAGGGAGCAGAAGGTTCCGATGTCCACACGTGAGGTAGCTACGCCTGGAAACAGGCCAGGCCTCTTTATTGGCCTTAATGACAGAGGAAAGACAGCAAAGCAACCTGATTTTTACGATCCATATTTCCCCCTCAGATACTTGGAGGTACCGAAGT CGGATCATATCTACAAACGGGCCCATTACGGCCTACAGTCAGGAATATCGGACGAGGTCGATTTCGCGCTGTACCACCTTGTGCAAATCTCCAACCAGAGATGGGATAAATTCAAGTTTGAAGGTTTTCCACTGCTTGCGGAGACCCTGATGGAGAAAGCCATAGATATATCCATCCTTTGCACTGGCGTGAAATGGGAACTTCAGTATGATTTTCGACAACCCACCGACCGTGTCAATGTGTTGAACTCGCTACACGGTACACGAGATattttggagaagatcaaacaGATACCCGTAACCCTACCAGACGACACTCTTGAAACTTATGAATTCAATCACCGTCTTCGGAACGTTAAGGAGGCCACATTGGTTCTCCGGAATATGGTTTTGCTGAAGGAAAACGCTTTTTACGTATCGCGTTACGCCAAAGGACTGCTGAGGGATTTCCTAGTTATTCTAATCAACCTCCCTAACCAGCCACGCCTGAATGAAATCAAGAATGACGCGTTGGATATTGCGGAGGAAGTCACTAAGTTCATGAGGACTGACCCTGAAGATCCACTCTGGATCTCCTTGCTCGGCTGTCTCGAGTCACCAGACCGTGCTCACGTTATTCGTGCCCTCTGGGCTCTTACTCATTTTTCAACGGAACTAGACGATCAGGAGGCAAACCGGGCAATGGAACGTGTACCAAAGGATACCCTGCAACAGTTGTACTTCCACACGCTGCTTGACCAGGATAGAGATATCCTGAGCGGCGCACTGGACTTCTGGTATCAGTATACGCTTTCTCGGGAGAACATTGAGAATTTGATCGATATTTTCAACCTTCCTATTGTTTTTGCGCCGCGCATGATCGCCTTATTAACGCACGATGCGCGACCCAGCAAGAAGGAAACGGTTTtgcaagaagagaaagtagCACCGCCACCTTCGGAAATTCCTCGTGTCCCCCCGGAGCTCTTGAAAGACCTAATGGAGCTGTCTGAGCCTGAGCGCAGCTCTCGGTGGTTGCGTTGTTGCTTCGTCGAAGATGCTGATTGTGAGATCACGCAGATCGCCCTATGGCAAGCGTATCAAAGCCGATTCGCAGACCCTCGGGTTCCTGGCGGGGGGGTTCTACCGGCAGCCGAGTTCATCAAGAATGTCAGCACAACCTTCACAAATGCACAGGCGCAGGTCATCAATGGACCTGGCGCAACTACCAggttcatcatcaagggtaTCAGGCCTCTGGAGACTGCCTACACTTTCCAAGGCTTCCCTTATCTGTTCTGCAAGTGGACGGACAATTCGAAACCATCCAAAACCTGCCAACGCGCCTTCAAAACTCCTACAGATCTTCGCAACCATGTTTTCTCAGATCATATGAACCTTGCCACAAGTGGCGAGGAGCCGGGTCACTATAATCTGGACAAAGCCGAGTCACCAATACACACCTGCCTTTGGGACAACTGTACTAAATTCCGCTCGTCTGGCCCCAGTGCTAACACCGCCATGGTGGCAGGCCACGTTTCTTCACATTTGCCTGAAGAGCGACCCGCGGATGCTGAggcaccatcttcaaaacgCCCTGTCCTCCAGGAACGTATCGTTCGTAAATGGTTCTACCTGGACACACCCGTCAACGAGAGAGGAGAACCCGTTGGAGTGGCGTACAAGGCTGCATTGGTCCTGCGCAACCTTGCAAGAAATCTACCGGACCGAGTCGCACAGCAATACGACGGTCTATCGTGGAAGAAGGCCGTATTCCTTAGCCATCGCCCAAGGATCGTCGAGATTTGGGACCGTAACCGGTCACTACGCAAGGAACTCACCGAGTTAATTATGATCCTAGAAAGGGAGGAATATTACTAA